The following proteins are co-located in the Castanea sativa cultivar Marrone di Chiusa Pesio chromosome 8, ASM4071231v1 genome:
- the LOC142606524 gene encoding uncharacterized protein LOC142606524, translated as MDPVEHVSHFNQRMVVHSKNEALMYKVFPSNLGPVAMRWFNGLKEGSVNSFKELTRAFGSCFVTCSRVHRLLDSLLFMTMRERETLKTYSDRYWEMFNEIDENFDDVTIMFSRKPVRSVRQLMDCIDEYKRVEEDQQQGKGKAKVVPQDRRDFRSNRYNNNRHRRDFARQSGSIAA; from the exons ATGGACCCTGTGGAGCATGTTAGCCACTTCAACCAAAGAATGGTTGTTCATTCGAAGAATGAGGCCTTGATGTATAAGGTGTTCCCATCCAATTTGGGGCCCGTggcgatgagatggtttaatggtcTGAAGGAAGGTTCTGTTAACTCCTTTAAGGAGCTTACAAGAGCGTTTGGCTCTTGCTTCGTAACTTGTAGTAGAGTTCATCGGCTTTTGGACTCCCTATTGTTTATGACTATGAGGGAAAGGGAAACCCTGAAGACGTATTCTGataggtactgggagatgttcaatgagatagatGAGAACTTTGATGATGTGACCATAATGttttcaag GAAGCCTGTTAGGAGTGTGCGTCAGCTTATGGActgtattgacgagtataagcgGGTTGAGGAGGATCAACAGCAAGGGAAAGGGAAGGCTAAGGTGGTCCCTCAAGATagaagggattttaggtcgAACCGATACAACAATAACCGTCATCGGAGAGATTTTGCTAGGCAATCTGGATCTATTGCTGCTTAA
- the LOC142605500 gene encoding aldehyde dehydrogenase family 3 member F1-like: METLRKFERDLGEMREYYSQGKTKEASWRKSQLKGLLTLLKEKESDILNALMQDLGKHQVETFRDEIGTLIKTLNLALESLREWMSGRKAKLPQIALLTSAEIVPEPLGLVLIISSWNFPFGLSLEPMIGALAAGNTVVLKPSELAPASASLLATAISTYLDNKAVKVIQGGPSVGEQLLQQRWDKIFFTGSAHVGRIVMSAAVKHLTPVTLELGGKCPAVLDSLSSSWDIKVAVKRIVYGKFGCCAGQACIAIDYIIVEKKFIHTVVELMKSMIKEMFGENPKESHNIARIINKHHLLRLENLLKDPHVHASIVYGGSVDEDNLFIEPTILVDPPLQAEIMTDEIFGPLLPIITLEKIEDSIQFINSKPKALAIYCFTKNKTLQRRMISETSSGSVTFNDTIIQYAADTLPFGGVGGSGFGTYHGKFSFDTFSHEKAITRRSFLTEFWFRFPPWNNHKVQLLASALNYDYLGLVLVILGLKSYRQGLGDI; the protein is encoded by the exons ATGGAGACTTTGAGAAAGTTTGAAAGAGATCTGGGGGAGATGAGAGAGTATTACAGTCAAGGAAAGACTAAAGAAGCATCTTGGAGAAAGTCACAGCTCAAAGGGTTGCTTACTCTGCTaaaggagaaagagagtgaTATCCTTAATGCTCTTATGCAAGACTTGGGAAAGCATCAGGTTGAGACTTTTAGAGATGAG ATAGGAACGTTGATTAAGACACTGAATTTGGCATTGGAGTCTTTGAGAGAATGGATGTCAGGAAGAAAG GCTAAACTGCCGCAAATTGCTTTGCTCACTAGTGCAGAAATTGTTCCTGAGCCTCTTGGCCTTGTCCTCATTATTTCATCTTGGAATTTTCCCTTTG GACTGTCCTTAGAACCAATGATAGGGGCATTAGCAGCTGGAAATACAGTGGTTCTAAAGCCCTCTGAATTGGCTCCTGCTAGTGCTTCTCTTCTAGCAACTGCAATTTCCACTTACTTGGACAACAAAGCGGTCAAGGTTATCCAAGGTGGACCATCTGTGGGTGAACAACTCCTTCAGCAGAGATGGGACAAGATCTTCTTTACAG GAAGTGCACATGTTGGAAGGATTGTCATGTCTGCAGCTGTGAAGCATCTAACACCTGTTACTCTAGAGTTGGGTGGAAAATGCCCTGCCGTTCTTGATTCCCTTTCTAGTTCTTGGGACATAAAG GTGGCGGTAAAACGAATTGTTTATGGGAAATTTGGTTGCTGTGCTGGTCAAGCGTGCATAGCAATAGACTACATCATTgttgaaaagaaatttataCACACTGTG GTGGAGTTAATGAAGAGCATGATCAAGGAAATGTTTGGAGAAAACCCAAAAGAATCACACAACATTGCAAGGATAATAAATAAACATCATCTCTTACGACTTGAGAATCTTCTTAAGGATCCACATGTTCATGCCTCTATTGTTTATGGAGGCTCAGTGGATGAAGACAACTT GTTCATTGAGCCAACAATCTTGGTGGATCCCCCTCTCCAAGCAGAAATTATGACAGATGAGATCTTTGGTCCATTGCTTCCAATAATTACA CTAGAGAAGATTGAAGACAGTATACAATTCATAAATTCAAAGCCTAAAGCACTGGCTATATATTGcttcaccaaaaataaaacactcCAAAGAAGGATGATTTCTGAAACATCATCTGGAAGCGTGACATTCAACGATACAATTATTCAA TATGCAGCTGATACCCTCCCATTTGGAGGAGTTGGTGGAAGTGGATTTGGTACGTACCATGGAAAGTTCTCATTTGACACATTCAGCCATGAGAAGGCCATTACAAGAAGAAGTTTCCTTACTGAATTTTGGTTCAGATTTCCTCCATGGAACAATCACAAGGTTCAACTCTTGGCGTCTGCTCTCAATTACGATTATCTTGGATTAGTCCTTGTTATACTCGGCTTGAAGAGTTATAGGCAGGGATTAGGTGACATATAG